The genomic stretch ACTGCCCGTGTTCTGGGGATAGCGTCCGGAAAAGAATGCAGCTCGCGATGGCGTGCAGACCGGGCTGGTTGCATAGAACGAAGTGCAGATCGCGCCGCGGTGGGCGATCGCATCGATCGCGGGAGTTTCCACGACAGCCTGGTTTCCCCAAACCATCGCTTGCTCCGGCGTCAACGTCTCACGATAACATCCGAGCGTTCGAAAATTGTGTTCGTCGGTCTGGATGATCACCAAGTTCATGGGTGAATCGGCAACCACGCCGACCGCAAGGGTCGCACCTAGGATCCAGAAACCGAAAACTTTGAACATGATGTCTCTCACATGATTTGCTGACAACGATGTGCCGCGAAAACGGGCGGCAGCGTCGGATCAGTCTAACCACTGAGTGACCGTCAAGGTTCAGTCTAGTCCGTAGTGTTCCACTTCGGGCCAATAGATATCTTCGAACGCATCGGGTTCGTGGAAGTCAGGGCTGTTGTCCAAGTCGTGACACGTCATGCACTTCTCGCGAGCCTTTTCGAGCGGCAACTTCATCGACTCGCGAAGCTTGTCACGAAGGGCGACTTCCACCGTCGCCCCTTCGGCTTCCGCTGCGGCGTGTCCGGCGCCCGGTCCGTGACAGTTTTCGCAACCGTTACCGGTCAAGTGGGAAGTTTCTTCCAGCGACAAATAACCTGTCTCATAGGGATAATAGTCCTGAGCATTCCAGCCGGTGACGTGGCAACTGATACACTCGGGATCAAAGTGACGGGCGATGTCACTGCGTTCTTTGGGCGGATGAACCAGGTGTTCGGTTGCTTCGGCGTGGGCGGAACTCTCCCAGACGGCGTACGCGTTGGTGTGACACTTGCCGCACGCTTCGCTGCCCACAAACGTTTCAGTGGAGGAGTGCTTGATCGGCGGCAGCAATCCCAATCCGCCCAATCCGATGTCACGAAGTTGGTTTTGGTAATCGGCCATGACGCCTCGCATTTGCGGGGCATCGGCGAATTCGTGCGTCAACGGCACCCGCGCATACTTCGTCGTCCCATCGGGATACAACCCGATGATGCCCGCATACATGCCTTTGTCGCCCGTCACGATAATTCGCGTCTTTGATCCTTCGATCGATTCGGCTTGATAGGTTGGTTCGCCATAGCCACCGGCCGCTACCACCAAGTCGAATCCGGCTACCTTGCGAACCAGTTCTTTGGCAGCGTCTTCTTTGCCGAAGTACAACAGTACGCTGTAGTCAGGCGACTTGGCCGCCAAGTCTTTCGTGGCCGCGGTTAGCGAGGGAAGGGGATCGCTAACCGTCAAAGCGTCGTCGGCGGCGACTTCCATCGCATCCGGATCCAAGACACTGGTAACGCCGATCTTCATCCCGTTCTTTTCGACGATGCGAATGCGGGGCAGATACTCCGGATCGAACAGCACCACGTTCGCCGAAACGAAAAAGTCTTCTTCCGCCGCTAAGGCCAATAAATCGCCGACGCCTAATCGAACGTCATCGGGGCCGAAACCGACCGCTTGGTACTTCATTTCATCGAGGGCGCGCACGGACTGTTGCAACTTGATCGCGGCCTGCTTTCCAAACCGGCGAACTTGGTTTCCGGCGTCCATAGGGACCACGTCCCAGCCGCGATCGGTCAGCGATTCGATGAACGTAAACCGGCGTGCGACCCCGCCCTTTTGACGATCCAAGCCGGTGCAACCGCAGGGTTCGATGTAGCCGTGTTGTTGGCCGGTGAAGACGAGCGCGACCGACGGGCGATCCCAAGTCGTATAGTCCTCGGGTCCATCCAGAGCATTGGGGAACACGGGCGTCGAGGGAGTCGTGGACGGCTCGGCTTTTGAGGCGATCGTGGGATCGATTGCCATCGCCGGTTGCGTCGACGCGACCGAAGCCGACGGCGATTCGGCTTTGGCAGTCGCGTCCATCGTCTCGGTCACATCTTCTTTTGCGGGCGGTGTGACGTTGGCGGGCGATTCCTTTTCGGCCGGCATGGCTTTTTCGGCAGCTTCGACCGGCTTGGCAAACGCAGGATCCCGTTCGCCCTTGGGCGTTGGTATCACCTCGATGATGCTACCAGGCTGAGGGCCCTGTGGAATCTGAATCAATTGAGTCGCGACCGCTTCGCTTGCGAATGTTTCACCGGCGAAGGGGGAACTCTGATCGAACGGACCAGAGTCAAACCGACCTGGGAACCCCGATTCCGCTTCGGTCGTTTGCACGTTCATGCGAAACGAGATCGGTTGCGTTGAATGAGTTTCCGTTGCCAGCAGCGACGGCGCGGCAATGCCTGTCGGCGACAGGGTACCCGGGTCGCTGGATTGGCCGGTCGGCATTCCCACAGCGAGATCCGCCTGAGGGGTCATCGGTAGAGCGGGTGGCGAGCATCCGACCGCTCCGACCACGAGCAATCCGATCGCCATAGCACCGCTGACGACGCCAGCCCGTCGTCGACGCATCTCAGAAACCGTGTCGCGATGTCCGCGCGAGATATTTTCCACTGGATTCGTTGGATTAGAGTCGCTTGACCAAAATTTCATTTCAAACATTGCGAACCAATCCGACATTGAAACTCCAGTTGCTAACGACCTTCGATAGCAAATTTGAGCACGACACGCATGCTCGACACCTTTGGATTATCTGACTTAATCCATATCGAACCGTAGTCCCTACTATCTTTACCGAGACGTGAGATCGTTTCATCACTCGGCACAAGCTCGATTTCGAGGGGGTACAAAACCATCGACCCACGGCTTTTGGGCTCACCCAAGACTGCCCTAACAACCCCTCCCGGCCTAGTCTCTCCAACCGTCAAGGTCGTATTGTCGCGTTCATCGCCTTTTAGCACAACAAACGTTTTCGCTTTCAGTTCGCCATCGGGGCCGATTCTCCCAAAATCGTAAAGGTATTCACCTGCCCACATGGTCAACTTGCTGCTTTCAAGCATTCTCAGTGGTCCCACCAACCTTCCCTTGACCGGGACTGTGATGTACCTGCCGGAGGCCTCCGCCGTGTCTTCTTCCGTCGATACCGTTTCGTCGCCGTCATCCGCCTTAGCCGGATCGCCAATGTTGTTGAATCCGACCAGCAGGTTTTGGGAAATGTCACCCTGTTTCATGCCAGGCTTGATTTTTGCAACGACACGAAACGCTTGCACGGCAGCCTCGCCGCCTTCCATGTAATCTGCCTTGTCCAGAGGCTGTACTTCGATATCCGCCAGTTCCGTCATGGAATCGCTGGTGAACTTTAAGTCCGTCGTTTCGATCGTTGTGCCGGTGTAGTTGTAAATATCGCCCGTGATTTCGAACGAGTCACCCGTCGCGATTTCGCCGAACGTCCAAACATCGGGAACCAGCTGGAAGTCTTGAATGACCTTGCCCGAAATTTTCAACGTGATGGCAACCGACTTTGGATCATCCGTCAACAATTGTGCTGATTGGCCAAAATCCGTGCTTCCGCCTTTGACGGTCCAGGTCAGCTTGATTTCGGTCTCTTCGCCCGGTTCGAGAATCTCTTTATTGAGCGCCCCGAGGGTACATTTACACGTCGATGCGCCCACCCTCAGCTTCAGGGGGCCTTCGCCTTCGTTGCGAATCCGGAACGTTTTTTCACCTTCTTGACCCGGCGACATCACGCCAAAGTCGTAATCCAAATCGTCGTCGATGACGACTTTGCCGACTTTCTTCTTCTCTCGCTTGTCCAAGACTTCCGCAACGTTTTCGGACGTCACAGTTCCCGCCATATCGAACGGACCAAACAGGGCTTCACGGTAGCCGTACCGGCTTTGGTTGATCGCCCACGCGGCCGAAGCGCCGATCAGGCCCGAGAGGAATGCGATAAAAATAAAAGTCTTCATGGTGGCTTCCGAAAAACAGAGTCGATGCGTGCCCATGCTACGCAGCATCGCCGGTGGCAGTTCGATACCGGTTCACGATTGCCGAAGTAAAATGTAAGTCTCAAAAAACCGCAAAAACGTCACTTTTGGGCCGTCGGCACGAACCCTAACAGTTCGTCCGCCCGCCCGCGAACCGGCTCTCGGGCGGCCTCGATGCCGATCGGGCGGGCCACATAGATCGACTGCAGATACAACGCCCGTTCCAGATTGCCCCCCTGTTCGGAAAGTGCCTTCGCCCGTGCGGCCAGCGTTTCGGCGGATTGCGTGTCCCCCTCTGCATCGGCGATCAGTGACATCTGGGCCATGGCCCACTGGTTCGCCGGACTCCACCGAACGACATCGTGAAACGTCGCCGATGCCGCGGCCAAATCTTCCGCGTTGCCGAACCGCTGGTACAGATGCAACTGGCCGACGCCGATTTGGCGAAAGACCGACGGATCGTCCCCCGAGCGAGCTTTCGCCGCGTCGATCCATTCTGCCAAACGAAGCCGAATGGCCTCGTCGCCGGATCCCTCATTCGGTTTTCGAATCAATTCCCAACGCAAGAAATCAGTCATCCACAACACCGGTGCGGTCGCCCAAGGATCCGCCTCGATGGCTTTTTCAAGCGACAACCTTGCCTTGCCGATTTGGCCCGTCGATTGCGAAACTTCGGCGACCACCATCCAGTATTGCTGGCGACCGACCGGACGCAGCGACATAAAATAAAGCGCTGCCATCGCACCAACCAAAGCCACTGATTTGGCCGTTCCGAGCTTCGGCGAAGCGGACGAAGTTCCTGTCGCCGACGCGCGAACGCCTGTCACGATCCCCGCGCAAACCCAAACCCAAACCGCAACGCCGGGAACCGTCCATCCGCCCGC from Rubripirellula tenax encodes the following:
- a CDS encoding DUF1573 domain-containing protein, translated to MKTFIFIAFLSGLIGASAAWAINQSRYGYREALFGPFDMAGTVTSENVAEVLDKREKKKVGKVVIDDDLDYDFGVMSPGQEGEKTFRIRNEGEGPLKLRVGASTCKCTLGALNKEILEPGEETEIKLTWTVKGGSTDFGQSAQLLTDDPKSVAITLKISGKVIQDFQLVPDVWTFGEIATGDSFEITGDIYNYTGTTIETTDLKFTSDSMTELADIEVQPLDKADYMEGGEAAVQAFRVVAKIKPGMKQGDISQNLLVGFNNIGDPAKADDGDETVSTEEDTAEASGRYITVPVKGRLVGPLRMLESSKLTMWAGEYLYDFGRIGPDGELKAKTFVVLKGDERDNTTLTVGETRPGGVVRAVLGEPKSRGSMVLYPLEIELVPSDETISRLGKDSRDYGSIWIKSDNPKVSSMRVVLKFAIEGR
- a CDS encoding multiheme c-type cytochrome; this translates as MENISRGHRDTVSEMRRRRAGVVSGAMAIGLLVVGAVGCSPPALPMTPQADLAVGMPTGQSSDPGTLSPTGIAAPSLLATETHSTQPISFRMNVQTTEAESGFPGRFDSGPFDQSSPFAGETFASEAVATQLIQIPQGPQPGSIIEVIPTPKGERDPAFAKPVEAAEKAMPAEKESPANVTPPAKEDVTETMDATAKAESPSASVASTQPAMAIDPTIASKAEPSTTPSTPVFPNALDGPEDYTTWDRPSVALVFTGQQHGYIEPCGCTGLDRQKGGVARRFTFIESLTDRGWDVVPMDAGNQVRRFGKQAAIKLQQSVRALDEMKYQAVGFGPDDVRLGVGDLLALAAEEDFFVSANVVLFDPEYLPRIRIVEKNGMKIGVTSVLDPDAMEVAADDALTVSDPLPSLTAATKDLAAKSPDYSVLLYFGKEDAAKELVRKVAGFDLVVAAGGYGEPTYQAESIEGSKTRIIVTGDKGMYAGIIGLYPDGTTKYARVPLTHEFADAPQMRGVMADYQNQLRDIGLGGLGLLPPIKHSSTETFVGSEACGKCHTNAYAVWESSAHAEATEHLVHPPKERSDIARHFDPECISCHVTGWNAQDYYPYETGYLSLEETSHLTGNGCENCHGPGAGHAAAEAEGATVEVALRDKLRESMKLPLEKAREKCMTCHDLDNSPDFHEPDAFEDIYWPEVEHYGLD